A window from Manis javanica isolate MJ-LG chromosome 10, MJ_LKY, whole genome shotgun sequence encodes these proteins:
- the METRN gene encoding meteorin — translation MGLDVQGPLGKGHRDGSPSRERFQRVPTHSRPSRGLGGLRPEHDEGGGGDPRGGAQSAEPFAGAPQAAGSFSRPRERRCYWRKVPGLRRDWPQPGPPPPAAPRRPRGCAARAWGRRALRGAGARGSLRPRAMLPPALLWALCGGLWAAAARAGYSEDRCRWRGSGLTQEPGSVGQLALACAEGEIQWLYPAGALRLTLGGSDPGARPGIACLRPAQPFAGAQVFAERAGGGLELLLAEGPGPAGGRCVRWGSRERRALFLQATPHPDISRRVASFRFELREDLRPELPLQAHGLGADGACRPCSDAELLLAACTSDFVIHGTIHGVAHDMELQESVITVAADRVLRQSLPLFWVGGSGGQVQASIHTPLQCGVRPGPGTFLFMAWSHFGEAWLGCAPRFQEFSRAYMAAHADRLHPCEVALD, via the exons ATGGGGCTGGACGTCCAGGGACCCCTGGGAAAGGGCCACAGAGATGGGTCGCCCTCCCGCGAGCGGTTCCAGCGGGTACCCACCCACTCCCGCCCCAGCCGGGGGCTCGGCGGACTGCGCCCCGAGCACGacgagggagggggtggggaccCGCGGGGGGGGGCTCAGAGTGCGGAGCCCTTTGCGGGCGCCCCGCAGGCCGCAGGCTCGTTCTCCCGCCCCCGCGAGCGCCGCTGCTATTGGCGGAAAGTTCCGGGGCTGCGCCGCGATTGGCCGCAGCCCGGCCCACCGCCTCCAGCAGCTCCCCGGCGCCCGCGGGGCTGCGCAGCCCGGGCGTGGGGGCGGAGGGCGCTGCGCGGGGCCGGAGCCCGGGGCTCCCTGCGCCCGCGCGCCATGCTGCCCCCCGCGCTGCTCTGGGCGCTCTGCGGTGGCCTCTGGGCCGCGGCCGCCCGCGCCGGCTACTCGGAGGACCGCTGCCGCTGGAGAGGCAG CGGCCTGACCCAGGAGCCCGGCAGCGTGGGGCAGCTGGCCCTGGCCTGCGCGGAGGGCGAGATCCAGTGGCTGTACCCGGCCGGCGCGCTGCGCCTGACCCTGGGCGGCTCCGACCCCGGCGCGCGCCCCGGCATCGCCTGCCTGAGGCCGGCGCAGCCCTTCGCGGGCGCCCAGGTCTTCGCGGAGCGGGCGGGCGGCGGCCTGGAGCTGCTGCTGGCCGAGGGCCCCGGCCCTGCCGGGGGCCGGTGCGTGCGCTGGGGCTCCCGCGAGCGCCGGGCCCTCTTCCTGCAGGCCACCCCGCACCCGGACATCAGCCGCCGCGTGGCGTCCTTCCGCTTTGAGCTGCGCGAGGACCTGCGGCCCGAGCTGCCTCTGCAGGCCCACGGCCTTGGCGCAGATG GTGCCTGCAGGCCCTGCAGTGATGCCGAGCTCCTCCTGGCCGCGTGTACCAGCGATTTTG TGATCCATGGAACCATCCACGGGGTTGCCCATGACATGGAGCTGCAGGAGTCTGTTATCACCGTGGCAGCTGACCGTGTCCTTCGACAGAGCCTGCCACTCTTCTGGGTAGGGGGTTCTGGGGGCCAGGTGCAGGCCTCCATTCATACTCCATTGCAGTGTGGCGTCCGCCCTGGCCCTGGCACCTTCCTCTTCATGGCCTGGAGCCACTTCGGTGAAGCCTGGCTGGGCTGCGCACCCCGCTTCCAGGAATTCAGTCGTGCTTACATGGCCGCCCATGCTGACCGTCTCCACCCCTGTGAGGTGGCATTGGACTGA
- the ANTKMT gene encoding adenine nucleotide translocase lysine N-methyltransferase produces the protein MEDDPAEALTDLRERAPGLLELLQAAAGSGLAAYAVWAALLQPGFRRVPLRLQVPYVGASVRQVEHVLSLLRGRTGKTVDLGSGDGRIVLAAHRCGLRPAVGYELNPWLVGVARLRARRAGCAGSVCFSREDFWKVSLKDCHNVSVFLAPSMLPLLEDKLQAELPAGARVVSGRFPLPTWQPVAVVGDGLDRVWAYDIRGGGPAGQSVPGPSSASVPRVPASQAG, from the exons ATGGAGGACGACCCGGCCGAAGCGCTGACGGATCTGCGCGAGCGGGCGCCGGGCCTGTTGGAGCTGCTGCAGGCGGCGGCGGGCTCGGGCCTGGCCGCCTACGCCGTGTGGGCGGCGCTGCTGCAGCCGGGCTTCCGCCGCGTGCCGCTCAGGCTGCAG GTGCCTTATGTCGGTGCGAGTGTGCGGCAGGTGGAGCACGTGTTGTCGCTGCTGCGAGGCCGTACTGGAAAAACTGTGGACCTGGGCTCCGGCGACGGCAGGATT GTGCTGGCGGCGCACAGATGTGGGCTCCGCCCAGCTGTGGGCTACGAGCTGAACCCGTGGCTGGTGGGGGTGGCTCGGCTGCGCGCCCGGAGAGCAGGCTGTGCAGGCAGTGTCTGCTTTTCCCGTGAAGACTTCTGGAAG GTGAGCCTGAAGGACTGCCACAATGTGTCTGTGTTCCTGGCCCCTAGCATG CTGCCACTGCTGGAGGACAAGTTGCAGGCAGAGTTGCCTGCGGGGGCCCGCGTGGTGTCAGGGCGCTTTCCACTCCCCACATGGCAGCCTGTGGCTGTGGTGGGTGATGGCCTGGACCGTGTCTGGGCCTATGACATCCGTGGTGGTGGGCCGGCTGGGCAGTCTGTCCCGGGACCCAGTTCTGCCTCCGTCCCCAGGGTCCCTGCTTCTCAGGCTGGCTGA